The DNA region TCGAGTAGAATCATTATTATCTTGATATTCATCCATAATCACGTCTCCTATCATTCCTTGACTGCCAAGCTTCTCGAAACGTAAACCAGAACCTCCAGTACCCCCATTGCTAACCTCTGTTTTTCCATTCCAGTTCCAGCTTTGATCTTCATCAAACACTACATCTCTGCTAACGATTATTTTGCGGCTCGTTGGATCTAGAAAGCGATATGCTTTAGAACCCGGTTCCGTACCGAGGTGGACTAGCATCTTAGACCGATCATCTAATTTTCTTcttcccactgcttctgtgcttACATGTCCGATACACCCAAAAACTCGAATGTGACCGAGATTGGGCTTTCTTCCACGTAACACTTCGTATGGGGTTTGTGCCGGAGTCAGAGACCTCGTTGCCACTCTGTTTATAAGATAGGTAGCATGTCTTGTAGCCTCGCCCCATAAGTAATTTGGTAGATTCATTGCTTTCAGAATACTCCTGGTCATCTCTAATAAGGTTCGGTTTCATCGCTCCACTACTCCGTTTTGTTGCGGTGAATATGGCGCTGTAAGATGTCTTTTGATTCCATTCAACTCGCAGAATCCTTGAAACTCTTTAGATGTAAATTCACCCCCTCTGTCTGTCCGGAAAGTTTGAATATGCTCTCTTGTTTCTTGCTCGGCCTGGGATTTAAATGTCTTGAATTTCTCGAAAGCCtcgcttttattttttaacagaaTGCTCCACATGTAGCGAGAGTAATCATCAATGAgcacaaatatatatttcttcccAGCCGGTGTAGTTGGAGTGATCGGTCCGCAAAGGTCTCCGTGTATTAGCTCAAGTGGTTGTGTAGCTCGATATGTGCTTGACTGAGGAAAGCTTGCTCGTGTTTGTTTGCCTCGCATACAAGATTCACAAGTTTCTTTTCCTGTCGCCATCTTGGGTAATCCAACTACAAGTTCCTTGTTTGCCATCATCTTCATAGTCTCAACGTTGACATGCCCTAAGCGTGAGTGCCATAAGCTTGCCTCGTCTGATCCTATCATCTTTAAGCATTTGATACTTTCCACTTCTAGAATCACCTTATATAACCGATTGTTTGATCTCTTTGTTCTCACTACTAGATTTCCCTTTCGATCATACAGAAGTAGATGATCATTCTTCATACGAACCTCACAGCCAGCTTCAGTGGCCTGTCCTAAACTTATAATATTGCTTTCAGACCAGGAATAAAGTATACGCCATCAAGAACTTTCTTGTCACCATTCTCCAGCACGAAACGTATGGAGCCTTTCCTTCTATCTCAATGCGCGAATCATCCCCAAACTTTACCATTCCCTTGATGGTTTCATCCATCTCAAAGAAGAACAATCGGTTCCCACTCATGTGGTTGCTGGCTCCATTGTCAAGGTACCACAAGTGTATTGAAGCctgatcaaaatctagtaagcTTGGTTTTACTTTCTTCTCGTTCAAGTAAACTACCTCATGTAGCATAAGCTTATCTGCCTCTTGTGTatcctcttccttcttctcaaTTGTTTCTTGAAGCTTCAGTAGTCTATCAGGACAATCCGATGCATAATGTCTCAATTTATCACACCTATAGCATGTAATCTTAGAATCATCACGTTCCTGTTTATACCATGAACCATAACGACCGCGTCCTCTACCTCTCCAATGTGATCGACCACCTTGtcctcttcctcgtcctctGTTTCCGCCATAGTTATCTTGATAGGATGGTCGTGAGTCTGAATTTGCATACATAAGTTTTCGTTGATCATCTtgttcatcttcctcttcttcttctccaatcctctcttcatAAGCTTTCATTCTCCCAACTATGTCTTCGAAGCTAGTGGAATTTAGATCAAGAACTTGCTCTAGTGCTGCAATAATATGTATGTATCGTCTTCGTGGTAGACTTTTCAGAAAATGTTTCACAAGTTTTGGTTCGTCGATGACTTCTCCAAGTGCCGTAGCCTTTGATGTTATCTCCGAAAGCTTTCCCACAAATACATCAATTGTATCAGATTCTTTCATCTTTATCCTGTCAAATTCAGCCATCAGTGTTTGCAATCTTGCCTCTTTTACTCTTTCAGCTCCTACATGTCTCGCTTGTATGGCTTCCCACACAGATTTTGCTGTATCAAGTTCTCCAAGCTGTAGAATTAACGCCTCTGAAATAGACTGAAACAGTAAGGCAATCGCCATGTTATTTTTATCTTCATCCTTGGATAGACTGAAACAGTAAGGCAATCGCCATGTTATTTTTATCTTCATCCTTGGTTTCTTTTTCTATGACCTCCCATACTTTATTTGCCTTGAGTGCAACTTTCATCCTGATGGCCCATACTGTGTAATTGGCAGAATCTAGCATAGGACACTTAATGGAAGATGGTCCATTCTCTTTTGACTTCGGTATTATCTCGTCTTTCTTCTCGTCGCCCATGGTGTATCTCGGTTAGCTTCTTCTCAAACctaatgctctgataccacaatATTGAATCACGAACTCAGTAACCTTAGAACTCTTTCAAATAAGAATCACTCTCTTTATTAATCTCAAGGAAACTTACTCAAAACCttaagcttctaaaactctcaaACTCTTTATGTTGTGCCACACTTTGACACATCCATATATATAGGTATTATAAAACCTAATCTCACTAAACATAAGTatttagataactcctaaacaCTTTAGACTTATCCTATTTCCTTAATCCATAACTTGGTAGGAAATAGATAACTTATTGCTTAAGTTATTTCAAGCTTAGCCCAACAAAAGATCCTACGAAATTCCAGATTTAAGACATACACATTttatggaaaagaaaaaatataatgtttgatATAAACACAACCAATTTTTGTATCACAGCTAGAATTGAGTTTTATATCGTGGGTATCCTCTTATTACAGGTTAGCCACGAGAGACCATGCTGGATCATAATTGTTGCAGTCTTGTCTTTAAGAGTTGCATTGATTATATTAAGTTATGACTTCTTATATGAGAATTTCAGAATCTAATTAATTACTCCTCTGATGAAGTTTTGTTTACGGATTCGTCTGGTACAACCCACCGGTTCAAACGGCTCAACGATGTAGACACCTGAAG from Raphanus sativus cultivar WK10039 chromosome 8, ASM80110v3, whole genome shotgun sequence includes:
- the LOC130499012 gene encoding uncharacterized protein LOC130499012, which produces MAIALLFQSISEALILQLGELDTAKSVWEAIQARHVGAERVKEARLQTLMAEFDRIKMKESDTIDVFVGKLSEITSKATALGEVIDEPKLVKHFLKSLPRRRYIHIIAALEQVLDLNSTSFEDIVGRMKAYEERIGEEEEEDEQDDQRKLMYANSDSRPSYQDNYGGNRGRGRGQGGRSHWRGRGRGRYGSWYKQERDDSKITCYRCDKLRHYASDCPDRLLKLQETIEKKEEDTQEADKLMLHEVVYLNEKKVKPSLLDFDQASIHLWYLDNGASNHMSGNRLFFFEMDETIKGMVKFGDDSRIEIEGKAPYVSCWRMVTRKFLMAYTLFLV